One segment of Nocardia farcinica DNA contains the following:
- a CDS encoding organic hydroperoxide resistance protein, which yields MQVLYTAEALATGDGRNGRSRTTDGTIDLKLAAPPALGGSGEGANPEQLFAAGYAACFHSALRLVGKSEGANIDDSAVGAKVGIGPNEAGGFQLAVTLEVSLPHLSAEQAQALADKAHQVCPYSNAVRGNIDVTVQVAED from the coding sequence ATGCAGGTCCTCTACACCGCCGAAGCGTTGGCCACCGGCGACGGGCGCAACGGCCGCAGCCGCACCACCGACGGCACCATCGACCTGAAGCTGGCGGCCCCGCCCGCGCTGGGCGGCTCCGGCGAGGGCGCCAACCCCGAACAGCTCTTCGCGGCCGGGTACGCGGCCTGCTTCCATTCCGCGCTGCGGCTGGTCGGCAAGAGCGAGGGCGCGAACATCGACGACTCGGCGGTCGGCGCGAAGGTCGGCATCGGCCCGAACGAGGCGGGCGGCTTCCAGCTGGCCGTCACGCTCGAGGTGTCGCTGCCGCACCTGAGTGCCGAGCAGGCGCAGGCCCTGGCCGACAAGGCGCATCAGGTCTGCCCGTACTCCAACGCCGTGCGCGGCAACATCGACGTGACCGTGCAGGTCGCCGAGGACTGA
- the crtI gene encoding phytoene desaturase family protein, with the protein MRTVRGRTDRVVVIGAGLAGLSAALHLAGRGREVVVLERAAVPGGRAGRLDVGGYRLDTGPTVLTMPDILEQTFAAVGDTLGDRLDLRPLHPAYDARFADGTRLAVHSEPDAMYAEVRRFAGAAEADRYLRLRNWLGRLYRAQYERFIAANLDSPLSAVTPALARVVALGGFRSVETKIAQMLRDERLRRVFSFQSLYAGVAPQRALAVYAVIAYMDTVAGVYFPRGGVRALPDALAAAAVDAGVDLRYDAAVTAFERTGARVTAVRTAAGERLACDAVVATTEPHLTYRLLGAAPRRVVPLRAAPSAAIVHVGLPAGADIGHHTIGFGAAWRRTFDELITEGRTMSDPSLLITRPTATDPGLAPPGRDLVSVLAPVPNLAVHRDGSVLDWDADGERYLREVLAVAAARVHPGLADAQILATITPADWARADMFAGTPFSYAHTLTQTGPFRPGNFPRAFDNVVLAGSGTTPGVGVPTALISGQLAADRITGVVRGTARVRATGARHDAA; encoded by the coding sequence ATGCGCACCGTGCGCGGGAGAACAGATCGCGTGGTCGTGATCGGGGCAGGGCTGGCGGGGCTGTCGGCGGCACTGCACCTGGCCGGGCGTGGCCGGGAGGTCGTCGTGCTCGAACGCGCGGCGGTGCCCGGCGGACGCGCCGGACGGCTCGACGTCGGCGGCTACCGGCTCGACACCGGGCCGACCGTGCTGACCATGCCCGACATCCTCGAGCAGACCTTCGCGGCCGTCGGCGACACCCTCGGCGACCGCCTCGACCTGCGGCCCCTGCACCCGGCCTACGACGCGCGCTTCGCCGACGGCACCCGGTTGGCCGTGCACAGCGAGCCCGACGCGATGTATGCGGAGGTGCGGCGGTTCGCGGGTGCGGCGGAGGCGGATCGCTATCTGCGGCTGCGAAACTGGCTGGGCAGGCTGTATCGCGCGCAGTACGAACGGTTCATCGCGGCCAACCTGGATTCCCCGCTCTCGGCGGTGACGCCCGCGCTCGCCCGGGTGGTCGCGCTCGGCGGATTCCGCTCGGTCGAGACGAAGATCGCGCAGATGTTGCGCGACGAACGGCTGCGGCGGGTGTTCAGTTTCCAGTCGCTGTACGCGGGCGTGGCGCCGCAGCGCGCGCTGGCGGTGTACGCGGTGATCGCCTACATGGACACCGTTGCGGGAGTGTACTTTCCGCGCGGCGGAGTGCGGGCGCTGCCGGACGCGCTGGCCGCGGCCGCGGTGGACGCCGGGGTGGACCTGCGTTACGACGCGGCGGTGACGGCGTTCGAGCGCACCGGCGCACGGGTCACCGCGGTCCGGACGGCCGCGGGGGAGCGGCTGGCCTGCGACGCGGTGGTCGCCACGACCGAACCGCACCTCACCTACCGCCTGCTCGGTGCGGCGCCGCGCCGGGTGGTTCCGCTGCGGGCAGCGCCCTCGGCGGCGATCGTGCACGTCGGGTTGCCGGCCGGAGCCGACATCGGCCACCACACGATCGGGTTCGGGGCGGCCTGGCGGCGAACCTTCGACGAACTCATCACCGAAGGGCGCACCATGAGCGACCCGTCCCTGCTCATCACCCGGCCCACCGCCACCGATCCCGGTCTCGCCCCACCCGGCCGCGATCTGGTCTCGGTGCTGGCGCCGGTGCCGAACCTCGCCGTGCACCGGGATGGTTCGGTCCTGGACTGGGACGCCGACGGGGAGCGGTATCTGCGCGAGGTCCTCGCGGTCGCCGCCGCACGGGTCCATCCGGGCCTGGCCGACGCGCAGATCCTGGCGACGATCACTCCCGCCGACTGGGCGCGCGCGGACATGTTCGCGGGCACCCCGTTCAGCTATGCCCACACGCTCACCCAGACCGGCCCGTTCCGGCCGGGCAACTTCCCCCGCGCCTTCGACAACGTGGTGCTCGCCGGTTCGGGCACGACCCCCGGCGTCGGCGTGCCGACCGCCCTGATCTCCGGGCAACTGGCCGCGGACCGGATCACCGGCGTGGTACGGGGGACCGCTCGGGTGCGAGCGACGGGAGCCCGCCATGACGCGGCGTGA
- a CDS encoding DUF2200 domain-containing protein, with the protein MHRIFTTSFASVYPHYVTKVEGKGRTKAELHEVIEWLTGFDEAALAAHLDAGTTFADFFAAATINPNAALITGSVCGVKVQEVEDPLMRQIRYLDKLVDELAKGRPMEKILRHP; encoded by the coding sequence ATGCACAGGATCTTCACCACCAGCTTCGCCTCGGTGTATCCCCACTACGTCACCAAAGTGGAGGGCAAAGGCCGCACGAAGGCCGAACTGCACGAGGTGATCGAGTGGCTGACCGGGTTCGACGAGGCCGCCCTCGCCGCCCACCTGGACGCCGGGACGACCTTCGCGGATTTCTTCGCCGCCGCGACGATCAACCCGAACGCCGCCCTGATCACCGGCTCGGTGTGCGGGGTGAAGGTGCAGGAGGTCGAGGATCCGCTCATGCGGCAGATCCGCTACCTCGACAAGCTCGTCGACGAACTCGCCAAGGGCCGTCCGATGGAGAAGATCCTGCGCCACCCCTGA
- a CDS encoding MarR family winged helix-turn-helix transcriptional regulator — translation MGDELALDQQVCFPLYAASRAMTAVYRPLLEGLGLTYPQYLVMLVLWERDGRSVGELCQELALDTGTVSPLLKRLAASGLVERVRSTADERRVEIRLTDRGRALRARACDIPRELAEATGMSLDELAALRTTLRRLTRALTSADSPKE, via the coding sequence GTGGGTGATGAACTGGCGCTCGATCAGCAGGTCTGCTTTCCGCTGTATGCGGCCTCGCGGGCGATGACGGCGGTGTATCGGCCCCTGCTGGAGGGGTTGGGACTGACGTATCCGCAGTACCTGGTGATGCTGGTGTTGTGGGAGCGGGACGGGCGCAGCGTGGGGGAGTTGTGTCAGGAGCTGGCGTTGGACACCGGCACCGTCTCGCCGTTGTTGAAGCGGCTGGCCGCGTCGGGGCTGGTGGAGCGGGTGCGCTCGACCGCCGACGAGCGGCGGGTGGAGATCCGGCTGACCGACCGGGGCCGGGCGCTGCGCGCGCGAGCCTGCGACATTCCCCGCGAGCTGGCCGAGGCGACCGGTATGTCGCTCGATGAACTCGCGGCGCTGCGCACGACGCTGCGCCGCCTGACGCGGGCACTCACGTCCGCCGATTCCCCGAAGGAGTAA
- a CDS encoding methionine ABC transporter permease, with translation MQTDWDKLRPILTEAVGTTVYLVLVTFVVGGLIGLALGTALYTTRKGGLLANAPVNWVLNVLVNIVRPIPFIILLAALGPITLEVVGTTIGTEAAAFVMIVAASFGIARIVEQNLVTVDPGVIEAARAVGAGPLRIILTLLIPEALGPLILGYTFVVIAIVDMSAMAGTVGGGGLGDFALVYGYQRFDWEVTLVATLIIIAGVQAVQFFGNWAARKVLRR, from the coding sequence ATGCAGACCGACTGGGACAAGTTGCGCCCGATCCTCACCGAGGCCGTCGGCACCACCGTCTACCTGGTGCTGGTGACCTTCGTGGTGGGCGGGCTGATCGGGCTGGCCCTCGGCACCGCCCTCTACACCACCCGCAAAGGCGGCCTGCTGGCCAACGCGCCGGTGAACTGGGTGCTCAACGTGCTGGTCAACATCGTGCGCCCGATCCCGTTCATCATCCTGCTCGCCGCCCTCGGCCCGATCACCCTGGAGGTGGTCGGCACCACCATCGGCACCGAGGCGGCGGCCTTCGTGATGATCGTGGCGGCCTCGTTCGGCATCGCCCGCATCGTGGAGCAGAACCTGGTGACCGTCGATCCCGGCGTCATCGAGGCGGCGCGCGCCGTCGGGGCCGGGCCGCTGCGGATCATCCTGACCCTGCTGATCCCCGAAGCCCTCGGCCCGCTGATCCTCGGTTACACCTTCGTCGTCATCGCCATCGTCGACATGTCCGCGATGGCGGGCACCGTCGGCGGCGGCGGCCTCGGCGACTTCGCCCTGGTCTACGGCTACCAGCGGTTCGACTGGGAAGTCACCCTGGTCGCCACCCTGATCATCATCGCGGGCGTGCAGGCCGTCCAGTTCTTCGGCAACTGGGCGGCCCGCAAGGTGCTGCGCCGCTGA
- a CDS encoding HEAT repeat domain-containing protein: protein MLIGEVARRSGVSARMLRHYDALGLVRPTGRTVGGYREYSPADIRRIFHVEGLRTLGLSLSQIARALDDPGFAPATLVGDLIRKTEERLHREQELLDRLRRVDAADPADWQDVLRLVQLLRGLTSPNAAHRQQAVLAPADDAGLPAELLAEALLTETDLNVAGALRWALARADGDAVTTLAAGLRSTDAQVRRRAVHALGELSSAEATAALTAALDSDDPAIRRHAALALGARGETGAVPVLIDTVVTGPNDVDAAERLGALAQDPAWADRIITGLVRELDSPTADSDTRVRLTQALAELPGTLAADTLRRLAHDDDPAVARIATALAAVHAARAEG, encoded by the coding sequence GTGCTGATCGGTGAGGTCGCGCGCCGCTCGGGGGTGAGTGCCCGGATGCTGCGGCATTACGACGCCCTCGGGCTGGTGCGGCCGACGGGCCGCACCGTCGGCGGCTACCGGGAGTACTCCCCGGCCGACATCCGGCGGATCTTCCACGTGGAGGGGCTGCGCACCCTCGGGTTGTCACTGAGCCAGATCGCCCGCGCGCTCGACGACCCGGGGTTCGCTCCGGCCACCCTGGTCGGCGACCTCATCCGCAAGACGGAGGAACGCCTGCACCGCGAACAGGAACTGCTCGACCGGTTGCGCCGGGTCGACGCCGCCGACCCGGCCGACTGGCAGGACGTGCTACGCCTGGTCCAGCTGCTGCGCGGCCTCACCTCGCCGAACGCCGCGCACCGGCAACAGGCGGTGCTCGCCCCGGCCGACGACGCGGGGCTGCCCGCCGAACTCCTCGCCGAGGCGCTGCTCACCGAAACCGACCTCAACGTCGCGGGCGCGCTGCGGTGGGCCCTGGCCCGCGCCGACGGCGACGCGGTCACCACCCTCGCCGCCGGCCTGCGCTCGACGGACGCCCAGGTCCGGCGGCGAGCGGTGCACGCGCTCGGCGAGCTGTCCTCGGCCGAGGCGACCGCCGCGCTCACCGCCGCGCTCGACAGCGACGACCCGGCGATCCGCCGCCACGCCGCCCTCGCGCTCGGTGCGCGCGGGGAGACCGGCGCCGTGCCGGTCCTGATCGACACCGTGGTGACCGGCCCGAACGACGTCGACGCGGCCGAACGACTCGGCGCGCTCGCGCAGGATCCCGCGTGGGCGGACCGGATCATAACCGGACTCGTGCGCGAACTCGACTCTCCCACAGCAGATTCCGACACCCGGGTGCGATTGACTCAAGCGCTGGCCGAACTACCGGGCACCCTGGCGGCCGACACCCTCCGGCGCTTGGCCCACGACGACGACCCGGCCGTCGCCCGCATCGCGACGGCCCTGGCCGCCGTCCACGCGGCCCGTGCCGAGGGGTGA
- a CDS encoding polyprenyl synthetase family protein — translation MAGETMIDRPVHTEAPPVPEHPAAWCTRMRDDTARVLDDFVRARRREHLGAPETAVLGQVIGDFVAGGKYLRSALHLAGWSTVAPVGAAAIRAAASAELLHCFALMQDDVMDESARRRGRPAAHVRFAQWHARQGLSGSSDRFGESAATLAADLCLVWAEQLLRESGVDAAALARALPRYDAMRSELAVGQFRDLVNDARRRPALADVLAVARAKSGHYTVRRPLELGAELAGAPPAVLAALGRYGVAIGEAFQVRDDLLGVFGDPGATGKPVGADLRNGKATTVVVLAREYADGVTRRELARLAELPELGAEEIARYVRVIAETGAPRRLELLIAHRLREGLAAIAGLEPGARAVLTHLAHACTDRSR, via the coding sequence ATGGCGGGCGAGACGATGATCGACCGGCCGGTGCATACCGAGGCGCCTCCGGTGCCCGAGCATCCGGCCGCGTGGTGCACCCGGATGCGCGACGACACCGCGCGCGTGCTCGACGATTTCGTGCGCGCGCGCCGCCGCGAGCACCTGGGCGCGCCAGAAACCGCCGTGCTGGGACAGGTGATCGGCGACTTCGTCGCGGGCGGCAAGTACCTGCGTTCGGCGCTGCACCTGGCGGGCTGGTCGACCGTGGCGCCGGTCGGCGCGGCCGCGATCCGCGCGGCGGCGAGCGCGGAACTGCTGCACTGCTTCGCGCTCATGCAGGACGACGTGATGGACGAGTCCGCGCGGCGGCGCGGCCGGCCCGCAGCGCACGTCCGGTTCGCGCAGTGGCATGCGCGGCAAGGACTTTCGGGATCGTCGGACCGCTTCGGCGAGTCCGCGGCGACGCTGGCGGCCGACCTGTGCCTGGTGTGGGCCGAGCAGCTGCTGCGCGAGAGCGGGGTGGACGCCGCCGCACTGGCCAGGGCGTTGCCCCGCTACGACGCCATGCGCAGCGAACTGGCGGTCGGGCAGTTCCGCGACCTGGTGAACGACGCGCGGCGGCGGCCGGCACTGGCCGACGTGCTGGCGGTGGCGCGGGCGAAGTCGGGGCACTACACCGTGCGCCGACCGCTGGAGCTGGGGGCGGAGCTGGCCGGGGCACCGCCGGCGGTGCTCGCGGCGCTCGGCCGGTACGGGGTCGCCATCGGGGAGGCGTTCCAGGTGCGCGACGACCTGCTCGGCGTCTTCGGCGATCCGGGCGCGACCGGCAAGCCGGTCGGGGCGGACCTGCGCAACGGCAAGGCCACCACCGTGGTGGTGCTGGCCCGCGAATACGCCGACGGCGTGACGCGGCGGGAGCTGGCACGGCTGGCCGAACTGCCGGAACTCGGTGCCGAGGAGATCGCCCGGTACGTGCGGGTGATCGCGGAGACCGGCGCGCCACGGCGGCTCGAACTGCTGATCGCGCACCGGCTGCGCGAAGGGCTCGCCGCGATCGCCGGGCTAGAGCCGGGCGCCCGCGCGGTGCTCACCCATCTCGCCCACGCGTGCACCGACCGGTCGCGCTGA
- a CDS encoding vWA domain-containing protein, with the protein MTTPDRYSYGPYHEGPDPLAPPLDLRAALDAIGREVMEGSSPRTALEELLRRGTNGLRGLEDLTRRLWQRRAEISRRHRLDGTLQQVRELLEEALAAERRALFPDPSDDARFAEAQLDALPSSTAAAVGELADYAWRSETGRENYQRIRDLLGRELLESRFQGMKEALRSTTPEDVERVRRMMSDLNDLLAAHGRGEDTGEQFADFMAEHGEFFPENPRDTEELVDALAARAAAAQRMMNSMTDQQRAELSELIGQAFGDPRLAAQIAALDANLRALRPGEDWESAQRFRGQDPLGLGEGAQALQDLAELDALAEQLAQSYPGARLEDIDLDALERHLGEDARVDARRLADLERELRRQGMFERAPDGSLRLTPKALRRLGEVALRDVVGQLRAKRGERDTARAGAAGEPTGGSRPWRFGDTEPWDVPRTVRNAVLRSASTGSRRVRLDVADVEIMETEQRSRAAVALCVDTSWSMVQDGRWVPMKRTALALHQLISTRFRSDALSLITFGREASTVDIGELTALDAVWEQGTNLHHALLLAARHLRRHPDAVPVVLVVTDGEPTAHLELDGEPFFFWPPAPRTLAVTMAQVDALAKLGASVTVFMLGEDPRLAAFVDLMARRSGGRVVAPDLDGLGAAVVRDYLRGRRG; encoded by the coding sequence ATGACCACACCGGACCGCTACTCCTACGGCCCCTATCACGAGGGCCCCGACCCGCTCGCGCCGCCGCTGGACCTGCGCGCGGCCTTGGACGCGATCGGCCGCGAGGTGATGGAGGGCAGCTCGCCGCGCACGGCGCTCGAGGAACTGCTGCGCCGCGGCACGAACGGGCTGCGTGGGCTGGAGGACCTGACTCGCAGGCTGTGGCAGCGGCGCGCGGAGATCTCCCGGCGGCACCGGCTCGACGGCACCCTGCAACAGGTGCGGGAACTGCTGGAGGAGGCACTCGCCGCCGAGCGGCGGGCGCTGTTCCCTGACCCGTCCGACGATGCCCGCTTCGCCGAGGCCCAGCTCGACGCGCTGCCGTCGAGCACGGCCGCCGCCGTCGGGGAACTGGCCGACTACGCGTGGCGCTCGGAGACCGGCCGGGAGAACTATCAGCGCATCCGGGATCTGCTCGGCCGGGAACTGCTGGAATCGCGCTTCCAGGGCATGAAGGAGGCGTTGCGGAGCACGACGCCCGAGGATGTTGAACGGGTCCGGCGGATGATGTCGGATCTCAACGACCTGCTCGCCGCGCACGGCCGCGGCGAGGACACCGGCGAGCAGTTCGCCGACTTCATGGCCGAGCACGGCGAGTTCTTCCCCGAGAATCCGCGCGACACCGAGGAACTGGTCGACGCGCTGGCCGCGCGGGCCGCCGCCGCGCAGCGCATGATGAACTCGATGACCGACCAGCAGCGGGCGGAACTGTCCGAGCTGATCGGCCAGGCCTTCGGTGATCCCCGCCTCGCCGCGCAGATCGCCGCCCTCGACGCCAATCTCCGCGCGCTGCGTCCGGGGGAGGACTGGGAGTCGGCGCAACGCTTCCGCGGCCAGGACCCGCTCGGGCTGGGCGAGGGCGCGCAGGCGTTGCAGGATCTGGCCGAACTCGACGCGCTCGCCGAACAGCTCGCCCAGTCCTACCCCGGCGCGCGGCTCGAGGACATCGACCTCGACGCGCTGGAACGCCACCTCGGCGAGGACGCCCGCGTGGACGCGCGCAGGCTCGCCGACCTGGAACGCGAACTGCGCAGGCAGGGCATGTTCGAGCGGGCTCCCGACGGGTCGCTGCGATTGACCCCCAAGGCACTACGCCGCCTCGGTGAGGTGGCGCTGCGCGACGTGGTCGGTCAGTTGCGGGCCAAGCGCGGTGAACGCGACACCGCGCGCGCCGGCGCGGCGGGCGAGCCCACCGGCGGTTCGCGGCCGTGGCGGTTCGGCGACACCGAACCGTGGGATGTGCCGCGCACGGTGCGCAACGCGGTCCTGCGCTCGGCCTCGACCGGCAGCCGCCGGGTGCGGCTGGATGTGGCCGACGTGGAGATCATGGAGACCGAGCAGCGGTCCCGCGCGGCGGTGGCGCTGTGTGTGGACACGTCGTGGTCGATGGTGCAGGACGGGCGATGGGTGCCGATGAAGCGCACCGCGCTGGCGTTGCACCAGCTCATCAGCACCCGTTTCCGTTCGGATGCGTTGAGCCTGATCACCTTCGGGCGGGAGGCGAGCACCGTCGACATCGGTGAGCTGACCGCCTTGGACGCGGTGTGGGAGCAGGGCACCAACCTGCACCACGCGCTCCTGCTGGCCGCCCGGCACCTGCGCCGCCACCCGGACGCGGTGCCGGTGGTGCTGGTCGTCACCGACGGCGAACCCACCGCCCACCTCGAACTCGACGGCGAACCGTTCTTCTTCTGGCCGCCCGCCCCCCGCACCCTGGCGGTGACGATGGCGCAGGTCGACGCGCTGGCCAAGCTCGGCGCGTCGGTGACGGTGTTCATGCTCGGCGAGGACCCGCGGCTGGCCGCCTTCGTCGACCTGATGGCCCGGCGCAGCGGCGGCCGCGTGGTGGCCCCCGACCTCGACGGCCTCGGCGCGGCCGTGGTGCGCGACTACCTGCGCGGCCGCCGGGGGTAG
- a CDS encoding MetQ/NlpA family ABC transporter substrate-binding protein — protein sequence MVWSPTTTILEHALRFPRVLTVTALVAAATLGLTACGADEANSGDVVRIGTTESDPSWDVFEQKAREQGITLQITNYSDYSQPNIALSQRQIDVNLFQHLQFLGEYNVANNADLTPIGATQIVPLGLYSKKHTSLADIPAGGEIAVPNDPSNQARALFVLQAAGLVKLSSDTRTPSPADIDRDASKVRVTPVDAAQTALSLNSVDGSVINNTFLERSGVDPKSALFKDDPSSPGAEPYINAFVTRAEDKDDPTYQKLVEIWHDPQVQAAVAESSKGTSVEVRRSGAELEQILQRVQQTIRDGQ from the coding sequence ATGGTCTGGTCCCCCACCACGACGATTTTGGAGCATGCGTTGAGATTCCCTCGGGTACTGACCGTCACCGCCTTGGTTGCCGCCGCGACACTGGGCTTGACGGCCTGCGGCGCCGACGAGGCGAACTCCGGCGACGTGGTGCGCATCGGCACCACCGAGAGCGATCCGTCGTGGGACGTGTTCGAACAGAAGGCGCGCGAGCAGGGCATCACCCTGCAGATCACCAACTACTCGGACTACTCGCAGCCGAACATCGCGCTGTCGCAGCGGCAGATCGATGTCAACCTGTTCCAGCACCTGCAGTTCCTCGGCGAGTACAACGTCGCGAACAACGCCGACCTCACCCCGATCGGCGCCACCCAGATCGTGCCGCTCGGCCTGTATTCCAAGAAGCACACGTCGCTGGCCGACATCCCCGCGGGCGGGGAGATCGCGGTGCCCAACGATCCGTCGAACCAGGCGCGGGCCCTGTTCGTGCTGCAGGCCGCGGGTCTGGTGAAGCTGTCCTCCGACACCCGCACCCCCTCCCCCGCCGACATCGACCGCGATGCCTCGAAGGTGCGGGTCACCCCGGTCGACGCCGCTCAGACCGCACTGTCGCTGAACTCGGTGGACGGCTCGGTGATCAACAACACCTTCCTGGAGCGCTCCGGCGTCGACCCGAAGTCGGCGCTGTTCAAGGACGACCCGTCCAGCCCCGGCGCCGAGCCCTACATCAACGCCTTCGTCACCCGCGCCGAGGACAAGGACGACCCCACCTACCAGAAGCTGGTGGAGATCTGGCACGACCCGCAGGTGCAGGCCGCGGTGGCCGAGTCGTCGAAGGGCACCTCGGTGGAGGTGCGACGCAGCGGCGCGGAGCTGGAGCAGATCCTGCAGCGCGTGCAGCAGACCATCCGCGACGGACAGTGA
- a CDS encoding HEAT repeat domain-containing protein yields the protein MNPTDGKPQVTQVMAALAAGNSSTRLAAAMAAGTHPDPALLETLVRRCAVEPDFFVRDMLTWALTRLPADRTVPRLRTELESARPQARSQALHTLSKIGDKSVWPAITRALLQDADDEVARSAWRAAVVLVPEGQEAALAAELATQFGRGDREVQRSLSRAFVALGAAVEPVLHAAMNNGEANRRAHARATEQLLRDPEAGFDLAVAEAKRVVALGPDRKE from the coding sequence ATGAACCCGACGGACGGGAAACCCCAGGTCACACAGGTGATGGCGGCGTTGGCGGCCGGAAATTCGTCCACGCGGCTGGCGGCGGCGATGGCGGCGGGCACGCATCCCGACCCCGCGCTGCTGGAGACGCTGGTGCGGCGGTGCGCGGTGGAGCCGGACTTCTTCGTGCGCGACATGCTCACCTGGGCGCTGACCCGGCTGCCCGCCGACCGCACCGTGCCGCGACTGCGGACCGAGCTCGAGTCCGCGCGGCCCCAGGCGCGCAGTCAGGCGCTGCACACGCTGTCCAAGATCGGTGACAAGTCGGTGTGGCCGGCGATCACGCGGGCGCTGCTGCAGGACGCCGACGACGAGGTCGCGCGCAGCGCGTGGCGCGCGGCGGTCGTGCTCGTGCCGGAGGGGCAGGAAGCGGCCTTGGCCGCCGAGCTGGCCACCCAGTTCGGCCGCGGTGACCGGGAGGTGCAGCGCAGCCTGAGCCGGGCGTTCGTCGCGCTCGGCGCGGCGGTCGAACCGGTGCTGCACGCGGCGATGAACAATGGCGAGGCGAACAGGCGCGCCCATGCCCGCGCGACCGAACAGCTGTTGCGCGATCCAGAGGCCGGATTCGACCTCGCGGTGGCGGAGGCGAAGCGGGTGGTCGCGCTCGGCCCGGACCGGAAGGAGTGA
- a CDS encoding methionine ABC transporter ATP-binding protein — protein sequence MSDAPAVEFRSVSKVFRTGKREHTVLHEIDLRIERGEILGVIGYSGAGKSTLARLINGLEKPTAGTIEVAGTPITGVPEARVRQLRRDIGMIFQQFNLFRSRTAAGNIEYPLKVAGWPRAKRKARVAELLEFVGLSDKARSYPDQLSGGQKQRVGIARALATSPALLLADEATSALDPETTGEVLALLRKINTELGVTIVVITHEMDVIRAVADRVAVLADGRIVELASTFDVFAAPRSAPARAFVDTVLHNRPAPEELRRLDALHTGRLVTVDVDDKRGIGAALTTAARAGVRFEVVYGGVSTLQDKTFGSITLALDGPDDAVAAVLAALDER from the coding sequence GTGAGCGACGCACCGGCCGTCGAATTCCGCTCGGTCAGCAAGGTTTTCCGGACGGGCAAGCGCGAGCACACCGTCCTGCACGAGATCGACCTGCGGATCGAGCGCGGCGAAATCCTCGGTGTGATCGGCTATTCCGGCGCGGGCAAGAGCACCCTCGCCCGGCTGATCAACGGCTTGGAGAAGCCGACCGCGGGCACGATCGAGGTCGCCGGCACGCCCATCACCGGCGTGCCGGAGGCGCGGGTGCGGCAGCTGCGCCGCGACATCGGCATGATCTTCCAGCAGTTCAACCTGTTCCGCTCGCGCACGGCCGCGGGCAACATCGAGTACCCGCTGAAGGTGGCGGGTTGGCCGCGGGCGAAACGCAAGGCGCGCGTCGCCGAGCTGCTCGAGTTCGTCGGACTCTCGGACAAGGCGCGCAGCTACCCCGACCAGCTCTCCGGCGGCCAGAAGCAGCGCGTCGGCATCGCCAGGGCGCTGGCCACCTCGCCCGCGCTGCTGCTCGCCGACGAGGCGACCTCCGCCCTCGACCCGGAAACCACCGGTGAGGTGCTGGCCCTGCTGCGCAAGATCAACACCGAGCTCGGCGTGACCATCGTCGTGATCACCCACGAGATGGACGTGATCCGGGCGGTCGCCGACCGGGTGGCGGTGCTGGCCGACGGGCGGATCGTGGAGCTGGCGAGCACCTTCGACGTCTTCGCCGCCCCGCGCTCGGCACCGGCCCGCGCCTTCGTCGACACGGTCCTGCACAACCGTCCCGCCCCCGAGGAGTTGCGTCGCCTCGACGCCCTGCACACCGGCCGGCTGGTGACCGTCGACGTCGACGACAAACGCGGCATCGGCGCCGCCCTCACCACCGCCGCGCGGGCCGGGGTGCGGTTCGAGGTGGTCTACGGCGGGGTGAGCACCTTGCAGGACAAGACCTTCGGCAGCATCACCCTCGCCCTCGACGGCCCCGACGACGCCGTCGCCGCCGTGCTCGCCGCCCTCGACGAACGCTGA